The Cryptomeria japonica chromosome 2, Sugi_1.0, whole genome shotgun sequence region acCTCCTTCGCTGGTGAGATCTACTAGGGTTTTAAACTAACAACATTGCCTCTGTAAGCATGCCACCCAATGCTGGGCGCCAAAGGCCATTTCACTATTGATGACTTGCTCAAGTATTTTATGAACTATTCTATAATCTGTCTCACCCTGCTCTATCCAAATCAACTGCATTATATTAGAAGGCATGATAGCTATTAGATATAAATTCTCACTTAAAGTTATCATTTTCAAATAACAATACAACAGATATATTACATATATCCATCTAAAGTTGTCAGGAAAAATCAGCTTATACTTAGATTCATTACAATTTATTTGCTACTATTATAGTTAGGCCAATCGACATAACTAAAAGAATACAGACCTTTGAACACCCATTAGGCATATCTTGTATGACACATCTAGAAGGATGCTTATGGTACCATCCAATAGAGGGCAAAATACTGTAGTTATAATTTTCTAGAGAAAAGTCTACCACTATCCACATTCCATTGGTTGGCTATTGGGAAAATGGAAGAAAAGATATATGTCTCGTGGGAACAAGAGGAGATAGAATCTGTAGCTCAGCATACATCTGCACGAGGACATACCATATTAATATTTCATCGTTATGAAAATATTCACTTAGAAACCATTAATTTCTTTCTTTATTGAGATAGACATTCATACCAGTTGAAGTAAACCATTTCTATTACCACCAACCCCTTGAGACACAACTTGCAAGGTCTCTGCTCTTGTTACAATTAATgaaaatattttcttccatttaTTCTGCAACAACATATAGAAAATCCAATTTAATGTATTGCATATAAATCTGCTCTAAGTATCTAAAATGGTAGTGCTTTCCACGACTATTTCAAATAATCAAATATTCCACCGAATCCTTAAATGCTCATCTTCCAAATAGCTGATCCAGTTATTGGTGGTGTGCACAATTAGCAACCAACCTTTTTATATTTCCAAAGTCTTATAAAAGACAAAATATTAAAGTTTATATTTAAGGGATCATAAATCTTGTCCATAGCAAAATTTGATAGACTAGTCTTATAAtccaaacacattaaaaaaatagtaaagagacaACTGACGAAAAGCAAAGCACCCACCAAATAAACAAACCCTAAAACACTTATAGAAAGTTATGGAAAGTTATATGAAGTTAAATGGAATGGTTAACATGCATCAAATTAAAAATATCAGTTTTGATTAAGACATGTTGCAAAATTTAGAAACAGatgtaaaatttgaaaaaaaaaatagaaatgggAAGTAATTCTCAGATAACATTAAAATCTCTAAGCTTGAATTTTATGCCTAAATCTCATGATATATAAATACAAGTGTGAACCCAAACAATATCACACACATAGATCTATAAAATCTTGAGACTCTAGGGAATCATAATAGTGCAAGTTAttgttgatattaattagggaaGGGCGGATTcatattgccttgggcaacattagAATCCACCCAAATAAGGGCTGGCCCCTCTTCCCTCCAACATGGCCCTATCCCCCATGCTATATTAGATAAACACTCAGCATGCTATCCAATAGGGCCAACCCTATTAACAAGGTAGttaaaaggaaataattaaaagtTTAATTATTGAAAAGCCGACCTAGTTAAGGAGTTCGCTCCATATAAATAAAAGATCAAGATTCATTTGTTATTCACTCAAGTCAATTAGCTCCATCTTATGCAAAAATCTTCATACTTGCCTAGGTGTGAACTTCATTCATCTGCAACTACAGCAACCTACATCTACCATTAGGAGGTGCGAAATTCATCTTGAGGTTCTGGCAAAATTCAGTGAATGCACAACGAACTGATTGGAGGTCTGCCATTCATACATGTATAGCGAATTACCGGAAGGATTACCATTTATGTATACAAATcgaattgcttgaaggaatgccaTCTAGGTTATACACAACGAATTCCTTGAAGGCCTACAATCTAGGGTAAGGGAGAAACAACATCTATCCTTCATATGACAGCAAGTGATTGCTGAAGGCAGTCACCTCATACCTCTTGTGATAGCAACATCTAAACCTACAAATACATGAGATAAGTGTTTTAATGATtacataactataatccataatcagatctaaggatcttttttggttggatttttcctcctaggaggttttcccagggtaactatGTCTTGCTGttaatttgttcatttctatgttgtcATTTTCATTCAATTAAACAAACTAATTAGAAACTAAATCTAAATTCTAAGTTATGTcaatttgaaagtgttaaaattaacaaggtatcagagctataggctagatcaacttttAGATTTTAGAATTTAGTACTCCTTTATTTCTAGATTGTTGTCTCATTTTCAGGTTAGGTCAATGGGGCTAAAAGTTGAAGAGaggcttgatgggaatctaaaCTTTACTGCCTAGAAAGTTTGAATCAAGTTGgctctagaggaagaagatcttctccaattcatagaagaAAAAGAGCTAACTGAACGTACAGATGCAGCCaagctaaaacaattcaaaaaggatgttggcaaggccaggaagattctcattgattcagtcaaagaccacctagtcacctctGTTGCCTCATTTACCACTACAAGATAAATGTTCAACCATttacaaggtacatatgaaattaacaatctcagtagggcaattactttaagacaacaactacttaatatgaaaatggcaaaagaagatttTGTTATTTTCTACTTTAtgagaatttcagaactaaagaatcaggtaggtttaattggccataacatggaagataaagaccttgtcatgattaccctaaatggtctacctcactcatgggagtcatttatccaaaccataagtggtAGGACTGAGTTACCCACCCTTGATCGCCTTAAAAATGACTGTATCTAGGAAGAGTCTCACCTCATCACAAGAGGGCAAACCAAAAGTTCCCATATAGATgatcatcacatgcttgcagctcaatgcaagaaagggggaaattggaagaaaccttatcctaaaagaaatagggaatttagaccatttagttcccaacacccttggaagaaacAAAGCGATACCTCGCATGTCcattgctttagatgtgacaaatttggtcactatgctaaagaatgtcaacataaccctaaccaaagtgaagccaacctaaatgaagtatcagaacaaaataatgattttttattcaTCTTCGCTCTATCTAGCAGTGTTCCTTCAGATAGAAATacttggttgattgatagtggtgcctctagacacatcacaggctatTGTGATCAcctttcagacttagtagaaaaggataccagccttcatgtagtaattggtgatgacgctcgttattcggtaagaggttttggCTCTACTTCTCTAAATTTAGTTTCTGGTATTTCCTTGCACCTTAGTGATATCTTGTTTGTTCCTcgaattaaaagaaacctaatttccatttctgctctagaagataaaggttatcaaattgcgtTTTCTGATGGAAAAgttcttgcatggcctaagaaatctagttttaaatatgctcatataattggtcatagatatgatagtctttataaacTCTCTATTAACCCTATCCAAGCACTCATTAATGAGGTTCTTGAATCCtgtgagttatggcatagaaggcttgGACGCTTGCATTATCAAGCTATTCCATCCCTTTaaaagttagtcaaaggtatgcctaaactcagtcaaatccatgataacacttgtaaaagttgtgctataggtaaaaatgttaaaattccatttcataaaagtgaaaatagagctaaacacaaactagaacttgttcactctgatttatgtggtcctatgtctatagcttctcctagtggatttctttattatgtaatcttcatagatgatttgtctaggaaaacttggatctacttcttgaaatctaaagaatccgaTGAAGTCCTAAGTAAATTCAAAGAGTTCAAAGCATTAACTGAGAactcctctggtaaaagaattaaatgtttaagatctaacaatggaggtgagtacacctcctatagcttttatgatttttgtgttgagtcaggaattaagagggagttttgtgttccatacaatcctcaacaaaatggtgttgtcaaaagaaagaataggactattgtggaggttgcaaaggctatgattcacgatcaagaCTTGTAGACCTCCCTATGGGCAGAGGCCTCCAGAACAACAGTATATATCCAGAATAGATGCCCTTATCATGTTTTAAAGAACatgacccctgaagaagccttcacaggaaCCAAACTAGACATTAATcacctcagaatctttggaagtcttgtttatgttcatgtgcccaaagaAAAGTGAACCAAGCTGGAACCCTCCAGAAATAAAGGCATTCTAGTCGGTTATAGTGAATCTTCCAAAGCATTCAGAATATACATCCCGGGTCAAAGGtatattgaggtaagtagggatgttacatttgaagaagatattgcttttaagaaatcaaaaggttcttgtgttattgatgaagatAATGACAATCAAGATATAAATGTTGattctaaccctgagattcagagggagcaagtggaacctccacctcaagatgatcatgatgatccactagagcccatgaatcccactgatattcctagtgacattgtcattaccaaaaagaggcctctttgggtaaggaacaccattcaagaagctgaaagatttgtTGCTCCTAGTGGCACCTTCCGTCAAACTAAGAGACCTCAGGTATTCTCCAACTATGTTGATttgatgtgcaatctcattgaaactgaaccttgcaatgttgaagaagccttggttcatcatgcctggaagcttgctttggatgaagaatattagtcaatcatcaagaatgatgtgtgggacattgtgcctagacccaaaggtaaatctgttgtttcctctaaatggttatttaaaattaaacataatgttgatggtagtattgaaaaatataaggctagatttgtagctcgtggtttttctcaaaaggaaggcatagactatgaagaaacatttgctcctgttgctagatatacctctattagaactataatagccattgttgctgctaggggttggaaactacatcagatggatgttaagactgccttcctcaatggtgtcattgaggaagaagtctatattgagcaacctaagggttatgagattcaggatagattaactcatgtgtgcaggttaaagaaatctctgtatggccttaaacaagctcctcatgcttggtatgaaagaattgataaatacttgctaagtctaggcttttgtaaaaatgatgctgactctaacatatATTGTAAGGTAGCCAATGATGAATTGCTAATTCTAGCTCTTTATGTGCATGACTTATTCCTTattggtaaagatgaacttattattagatgcaagaaagaattagcttcaaaatttgaactgaaagacttaggtctaatgcattattttataGGTCTaaaagtatggcaaagatctaacaaaaattttctaagtcaaggaaattatactattgacattttgaaaagatttagaatgatggattgtaaacccatgtctactcctatggagtctaacttaaagaagttaagtgtttctgcagctaactctgaattTGCAAATCCATCCGAGTACCGGTAGTtaattggatcactgatgtatctagttaacactagactagACATATGTTTTGTTGtaaatgctctcagccagttcatgagcatgcccaaacatattcatcttgttgcagccaagcatatcctaagatacttgcAAGGCATAGTTGGTTtcgggctgaagtatccacttaacactccaataaccttggaaggttattcagatgcagacTGGGTTGGAAGCGTCAAAGACAAGAAAAGCACCTCCGATATTTATTTTAGCTTGGGATCCGCAGTAATCTCTTGGGCTTGCAGgaaacaatcctcagtggcattgagtactgctgaagctgagtatattgccgcaagtgtagcttctagagaagcagtgtggcttcgcaagcttcttgcAGGGTTGTTTGGTCAGGCttgggatcctacagttattcactgtgataactagaGTTGTATTAAGATGTCCATcaacccagtgtttcatgacagttcaaaacatgtggaaactcactatcatttcattcgggacatggtgcaaagaggtgctattcagctgaagtatgtcagcactgatgagcaagttgcagatattcttaccaagcctctatccaaaatGAAGTTTGTGTACTTTAGGGATAGACTTGGTATTATggaaaaggaaaccctaattgAAAGGGAGTCTCAATCTCAGTAATAtgttgtgttgtatcaaaccaccctctgcgggcaatgtaaggtggtattgcaaaaacttctcagggagaagtataattattaaccatcctctgcaggcaatgtaagatggtattgtaaatgttaaaccaccctctgtgggcaatgtaaggtggtattgtaatcttcttagggagaagtgtaattagtaaccatcctctgcgggcaatgtaagatggtattgtaaatatttctcagggagaagtgtaattgttaaaccatcctctgcgggcaatgtaagatagTGTTAGTGTAATTGATTGaccatcctctgtgggcaatgtaagatggtcgaaaagatcctctccaccctctacgggcaatgtaaggtggatccagtctatgcttgtgtgcaagctggaGATTATATTATGTAATTCCATTCCTTGCTTGTgtatgcaagatggaagattatagttatgttctcctccctaattaagagggagtgttgatattaattagggaaGGGAAGATTcatattgccttgggcaacattggaatctgcccAAATAAGGGTTGGCCCCTCTTCCCTCCAACGTGGCCCTATCCCCCACGCAATATCAAATAAACACTTAGCGTGCTATCCAATAGGGCGGACCCTATTAACAAGGCAGttaaaaggaaataattaaaagtTTAATTATTGAAAAGCCGACCTAGTTAAGGAGTTCGCTCCATATAAATAAAAGATCAAGATTCATTTGTTATTCACTCAAGTCAATTATCTCTTTCATCTTATGCAAAAATCTTCATACTTGCCTAAGTGCGAACTTCAGTCATCTGCAGCTACAACAACCTTCATCTACCATTAGGAGGTGCGAAATTCATCTTGAGGTGTTGACAAAATTTAGTGAATGCACAACAAACTGATTGGAGGTCTGCCATTCATACATGTACAACGAATTACTGGAATGACTACCATTTATGTATACAAAGTGAACTGCTTGAAGGACTGCCATCTAGGTTATACACAGCAAATTCCTTGAAGGCCTACAATCTAGGGTAAGGGAGCGACAACATCTATCCTTCATATGACAACAAGTGATTGTTGAAGGCAGTCACCTCATACCTCTTGTGATAGCAACATCTAAACCTGCAAATaaatgagataagtgttgtaatgattacataactataatccataatcagatctaaagatcttttctggttgggttttcctcctaggaggttttccctgGGTAACTGTGTCTTGTTGttaatttgttcatttctatgttgtcATTTTCTTTCAGTTAAACAAACTAATTAGAAACTAAATCTAAATTCTAAGTTAtgtcaatctgaaagtgttaaaattaacaGTTATAATGAATCATTAGGAAAATATCATGATTTAGTACAGAATATCTCAATCTTTGTCATAGAACATGTAAAAATTGCAGGGATCCTAAAAATTTCTGAATTAAAACCTTTAAAATATCATACCACATCCATGAAGAGATCAACCAATTCAGCTCTTGTGATAGAAACAATTGAGGTGTCCCTGCTGCCTTCTTTCTTCATGTTGCTGCTGAGCCCCATGCCCTGAGGAAATGTTCCGTACAACTCATTCGTATTCAAAATTTCTATTGTACTATCCACAAAAGGTTTCTTCACCCAAACAGGCTCGTTTGCGTCTACCATCCAGATAAATTCTTCAGTGGCCTTTTGTCCAGCTTGCATTGCCGAGGATTCATCCTATGAAACACAAGTGGGTGTGGCCAATGTAATCTGGTTCTGTCCTGAGCTTCCCTCTTCATGGTGTGAAGAGTACATCATCTGTGATTGATCTACTCTGGTTTCTAACAAGGCGATTGTTCTTCCAACACAATTCGAGGCAACTGCTTTCAGTTTTTCAATCTACAGGACCAGAAGAAGATCTTCAGTGGACCAAACTAACTTATATAACACCTGATATTGTTAAGTGTATCTCTCAGCGCCTGTCTATCCACTCGGAATCTCTTGTTTTCCGTACGCAAATTAGCGTTGTCCATACGCTCCTGCTGAACTTGGACCACAATAATGGATTTTTGAACAGAAGAttattcatatatatcaaaaaattcagtgaaataaaaatttgaaaggGAGAGTCGTAATTTTTAACCCTAACTTTGAAAGTAAATATATATACTACCTTTACTTGGGTGCGCCGG contains the following coding sequences:
- the LOC131868529 gene encoding homeobox-leucine zipper protein MERISTEM L1-like, which codes for MSDNCEGDRNSGHNEYGGASSTERNNLGRKHTRYTSDQVEVMEEVFKMLQHPAKKNRQELSTKLGLTSQQIKFWFQNRRTQVKIEKLKAVASNCVGRTIALLETRDESSAMQAGQKATEEFIWMVDANEPVWVKKPFVDSTIEILNTNELYGTFPQGMGLSSNMKKEGSRDTSIVSITRAELVDLFMDVIDIT